The following proteins are co-located in the Egibacteraceae bacterium genome:
- a CDS encoding NAD(P)/FAD-dependent oxidoreductase, whose translation MSDTTQATAASGDPVEVDLLIVGAGPAGLYGAYYAGFRGLTTAIVDSLPEPGGQVAAMYPEKLIYDVGGFPAIKGQDLVDNCVEQANQFDPVYLLGHRAEELERHDDDTMTVTSHKGRRVHCRAVVVTGGIGTFSPKTLPAAEGFEGEGLVYFVPKLDAMEGKDVLIVGGGDSAFDWALNLQGIASSITLVHRRDRFRAHKHTVQQVMNSDARVLTFWEVAQIHGQDRVEAVEIFNNETDERETLKVQAIIAALGFKADIGPLKRWGLETDKRSLHVDTTMATNLPRIFAAGDITEYPGKVKLISVGFGEAATAVNNAAIAIDPDAKLFPGHSSNM comes from the coding sequence GTGAGCGACACGACCCAGGCGACGGCAGCCTCCGGCGACCCGGTGGAGGTCGACCTGCTCATCGTCGGCGCGGGCCCGGCAGGCTTGTACGGCGCGTACTACGCCGGCTTCCGGGGCCTCACGACGGCCATCGTGGACTCCCTTCCCGAGCCCGGCGGGCAGGTGGCCGCGATGTACCCCGAGAAGCTCATCTACGACGTCGGCGGCTTCCCCGCCATCAAGGGGCAGGACCTCGTCGACAACTGCGTCGAGCAGGCCAACCAGTTCGACCCCGTCTACCTGCTCGGCCACCGCGCCGAGGAGCTCGAACGCCACGACGACGACACGATGACGGTGACCAGCCACAAGGGGCGGAGGGTGCACTGCAGGGCCGTCGTCGTCACCGGCGGCATCGGGACGTTCAGCCCGAAGACGCTTCCCGCGGCGGAGGGCTTCGAGGGTGAGGGCCTCGTCTACTTCGTGCCGAAGCTCGACGCGATGGAGGGCAAGGACGTGCTCATCGTCGGAGGTGGCGACAGCGCGTTCGACTGGGCGCTCAACCTCCAGGGCATCGCCTCGAGCATCACGCTCGTGCACCGGCGCGACCGCTTCCGCGCCCACAAGCACACCGTCCAGCAGGTGATGAACTCCGACGCGCGGGTGCTGACCTTCTGGGAGGTCGCCCAGATCCACGGGCAGGACAGGGTCGAGGCGGTCGAGATCTTCAACAACGAGACCGACGAGCGGGAGACCCTCAAAGTTCAGGCAATTATCGCCGCCCTCGGCTTCAAAGCCGACATCGGGCCGCTCAAGCGCTGGGGACTCGAGACGGACAAGCGCTCGCTGCACGTCGACACGACCATGGCCACGAACCTGCCGCGGATCTTCGCCGCCGGTGACATCACCGAGTACCCCGGCAAGGTGAAGCTCATCTCGGTGGGGTTCGGCGAGGCCGCGACCGCGGTCAACAACGCCGCCATCGCGATCGATCCCGACGCGAAGCTGTTCCCCGGCCACTCGTCGAACATGTAG